ATGTAAATAAGAGACAACTGATTCGAAAAAAACATTACACTAACGTGTAATTTTTAGTGATTTCTCACACGTGGGCGTTCCTGTGGTAAAAGTGGGTGATTTTTTCAAATCAGCCCATCCACAGCAACAGTATACATATTAGAcaacattacagaaacaaattTTGGACTACTATTTTTGACTTAACATATACCATCAGAAAGTCTCAAGTTAAGTTATAACTTATTAGCTCAAAATTTTatcaagattttaaaaaatactagACTATAATCAAATACTGTATGCCGTTAGAGACAATAAAATTCTCACTTAGTAaatgaagtgaactgcagttgAAGGTTTGCAGAGGTTTtttgtgcagtaaaaaaaaaatatctattgAATGCCACATGGTTTAAATCGTTCCTGCCATGTATTAACGTGTGTCTGGATGCAAGATTTTATATGATGAAGAGAAATTCCTGTACATTTTCAGATTGTTTGCCGACATGTGAAATGTACTGACACCCTTACAGAAGTCCTAACACGTGTGCGTTTAAATTGTCCTCTCACCGCTGAAGTCTCTTTTGTGCTGTTACAGGACTGGCTGGGATTTGACACACGTTGACATGACTGACCAGCCCCCTTCACTGCCCATGAATTTGCAAAGTCATAACTATCCTCTGTTAGGaatcctgaaaacacacacacagaaacacgcaCACGAAAACAAGTTGAAAGATTTCTTCTTAATCTCATCCTACCATGActgtttctcctgctttctttaACCTTGTTATCTTTTCCCTTCTGAATTGGTACTTCCTGTTGCTGAGTGCTGGTGACTCAAAATCATTTCCTTGATTCCAGTATTAACAAACCCTCCACTGTTTCACTTTCCGACATTCACATAATGCTCACGGTTACAGACTTCTGACTCTAACAATTTGTCCATATGATCGTACCTTCTTGAGCTGTATATTCATCAGCCGATACAGTGTTAAAGTTGCCACAGAGGCCGCAGGTGCGGTTGGCGTGGTGTTTGGTCAGTCTCAAGGCGATGTTGGCTGCATTATCAATGGTTACAGTGAAACCAAACTCCTCACTCCATAGTTTGTAATAGCCAAGCTCTGaacccacaaacacagagtgagacGCATAGGGCAGAGTCCGTCTGCAAAAAGGGGACACATGTCTCTAAAGTCAAACCATGGGGTGATTGTTTCTCCTGCAATGAGACACATAAAGCTGATGGTTTTTGCACGACAGCTTAAATTACTCAACCTTTTGTCTCCTTGTGAAAGCAGTCCATCTACAGACAGATGCAGCTCGAAGGCATCGCCCAGAAACAGAGTGACTCCAGTTCTTTTGCCATCGACAAAATCACCTGCAGTtgaacacacattcattttactgtcaaaatgaaatgacagcGATGATCTTTGAATCTTCAGAGTGAGGATAAAATGGTAATGTCTCATATACAGTTGATTTAATACACACATCCAAATGAGAATCCAAACCATGGCAGCCACTGAGTTACACTGGATGAGCATCAGACGCTGTAAGAattcaaatcagttttttttgttgaatcGGCTGAGTGTGACTCACCCAGCAGTGTGAAGGAGCGATGGTTGCAGTCTCCAGCCAGTAAGTAGCTGCAGTCTCCAGGAAACTCATACAGAACCCCGTCAAACGTGTGAATGTGGTGTCGTCCGAACAGACTGCATCTCCCTGTCATACCTGCCACGCAAGCTAGACTCATGCAAAATACAAATCCAACAAGCGGTTAACTGTAAAAGTAGGACTAGAAGAGATCATATATGAAATAGTTTACATGTGAATAGAGTACAggacagtttcacttttgagtGTGAAGACCAAATGGCTTTGTGTCAAACTCACCGGCCACATGCAGGAGAATCCAAACTTCTCGCAAATGTCTCCTCATGCACGCCTAAAATATACAGAAACATGCTCTACATTATCATACCCATTACCTATGCAAGATGTCTGAGTCACATTACTCTGTGCACAGCCTGTTTCAATAATTCCCTTGTTCAGTTTTCCAAACTCCAGTTATTCCTACCTCCATGGCTCTAGACTCGGTTAATCCACACAGTGGCAAAGAAAAGGCAAACACCATCCAAAATCAGGCAATCCAAATGTTCCACTTTTGGACCTCACACAGTCAAGGCATCATGTTACAGTGTTGAACATGGGCTAAACTGAGAAGAGGGTCAAACACTTTGtcatacagacagacattcaACCACCCTGGAAGCTCTATTTTATAGTAAAAGAACATACTCCCACCCGGCTGTCATTGGCTTTCCCTGTAAAGACCCCTCCCCTCGCCAGGTTATGTCAAAAAGAGCAGAATATCATTCTGTCCACACTCTGTGCCTGCAGACTGACACCATCAAACATGCTCAGCAGGACAATACCAGGATATGCCCACTGATCGCCTGGCTGAGTGATTAGTCTACACATACGGAGCTGTATCGGCGCCAACCCAAACAATCTTTGTGGAAAACACGCTTACTGGAGATATCTCACGCAATAGCAATGCTTTGGTGGTgccaaatgcacaaacacacgacTAGGTTCTGccaacactacacacacacacacacactgggaacACGTACGGATCAACACTCTCAGATGCAGATTTCACCTAACACCtggcaaaaagacaaagacagagaaaacattcacatcagtgtctgacttcCAAACATAATCAAACCAACCTTTCATACCTATTAAATCAAATGTACTGTCTGTCCAACAACACAAGATAcaaggtttatttgtcacatacacaatcatacacgggACAATGTGCAGTGCAATTTTGTTcctgctaccaaaaataggtaagtaaaaattaaaaattgaaaaaataccTATCCCAGTTCAGGTACTGCTTTGCAACAACgcagtgtgttttaaaatgGTCTCAAGGCCCTGCATGCTCTCACAGGCATTTGCATTAGACCTCTCACCTCTTTGACGTGTCTCAATACACTGATAATTATGATTCAATGATAAGTCAGGTGCCAACAAAACTAACAAGGTGTAGTAAGTGAGAACATATGTGTGAGGGGGGTCATGGGTGTGTAGGTGCATTAGGAAAAGAACAGGAGTTACTAACAACATTGAGTGTCCCATTAAGCTATAGCAGTGAGTCTGGATGAAGGACCAAATAAATGGAACAcagtagttttaatgttgtcGGTTACATCTATGATTTTCCTGCCATGTCAGGTCAAAATGGcttctgtgaaaaaggtctTTTAGATCTCCAGACCGTTTAGCTGTGCACAGAATGTCTCCCTGTTCGACTGTCCATGGAGAAAACATGATAAAGTGCCCTATAGGACGACCTTACATCAGAGAAATGTCTATATGTTGCCTATATGCCTATATGTGTCTGTTTGATACTAACGCAATAGTTATTGGTCAAATGATGGTTCTTTCTGTTGAAGTTCTTGTGAGTGATTTATATTCGCCTATACAATCTACAAATTTATTATCTATCAATGTGGTCATTAATTACAACTTAAAAACCCTTCATAGAGGCTGTGAATTATTAAAAGGTAGCTGTCCAGTCAATTTTAAATATTGCCTGCATTCAGAGACAGTTatctaaaacattaaaaacattgttGTTTAGCTGAGACAACATTACAGCCGTAACTGTGTGCAGCAGGAGTGGTCAGGAAGCTGCTGACAACAAAAGCctacaacatgcacacacagaggtgaCAGCCTACTACCAGTAttcaaactgttgttgttgttgttgttgtttgtctaaTAAGAGAAGGCTggtcactttgtgtttgtgtgtgctgtctgtttCGGAGAGCCAGCCCAGCTCGCGCGGACATGCTGGTGCACCGTGTTCATtcatgtacagtacattcagTCCGCGAACGCGCCTCTCTTATTCTGGGAGAATTACGTCATCGCAGTACCGCAGGAAAGCCCACAGCAAGCTGCTGTTCAGCGCAGTGTTGGCCAGTTGTATGCaggaaagacacacactgagcacatgcTATAGACTTCTTTTGTTGGAAGAGATTTGAAAACAATCTGTAATCTTATTTGGATACTAAAAATACTTacaacagtgcaaaaaaaaactgagtgtGATAAAAGCTCCTGTATAAGAATTTAAGGATTACAATGAGGAAAGTGCCATAACGAATGTCATTGAAAAAAATCCCTGCAGAAACAATATaagcaagcaaagaaaaaactaCAGGAGGCTTTGCCTTAGCAGCCCGTTATGTGTGGGGGCGGACCACTACAGGCGCGCACAACACGACGCGCGTATCAGTGCCGGCGCGTCGGCAAATAACCTCATTCTGCATACTGACTGTTATTTAGAAGGTCTCCTATTTTCCCGTCGTTTGAAATCGGTGATACCAGCAGAAGTGTGATCCACAGGTCAAGTACCGCCATGGCTGCACTGTCGGGAGGAGAGATGTGCATCAAATACCTGATGTTTGCCTTCAACCTGGTATTCTGGGTGAGTTTGAAGCGAGGACATGTCTTGTCCTCATAGACAAATATACATgctatctgtgtttgtgtgtgtgtgagtgtgtgtgtgtgtgtgtgtgagagagagagagagggctcTGCGTGCATTCGTGTGTGAGCAGGTTACTATATGGGCTTGTGAATGAAATTATACGATGTTACGATGTCCCAGATGCAGAATCATAGCGAGCGCTCGCAGGCAGCCTCGGTTTCTTGAACACAGTGGATATTCTGAGGTGGCAGCGGCCaccactaaacacaaagtgtcCCAGTGCGTGTGGAGACCGAGTGGGCTGGAAGAATAATCCCCAGTGGCCAAGTGACCCAGTTCCAACCGAACAGACAACACTTTGGAGTTTGCGCGCACGGCATTTTAATAATtatagcatgtgtgtgtgtgtgtgtgtgtgagagagagagagagagaggccctTTATTGCGATGGAGAATGTAAATGATATCAAAACTTCTGCTACGCGAAGAGCTGCGCATGTCAAGGagcaagcctgtgtgtgtgcgtgtgtgtgtgtgtgtgtgtgtgaatgaatccTAGATATCCCATACAGGCTATTTGTGTCCTAAGCCTGCAGGGTGTGTCTTGTTGTGTCCGTTTTTTGTGATCTGTCTGCGTGTGGTTTCGGATGGATGTTTTGCCCTTTTATGAACATTTATAATTTGAGCAGCTAAACATAGATTCAAGGATAGCTATTCATTACAGAGAAGGGAtttcccacagtgtgtgtgtgtgtgtgtgtgtgagagagagagagagagatgagaaatgaTCTACACACAACAATCACTTCTGGGTATGCAAAGTAAACGCTTCTGGTAATAATTTGTTGAACATCAACACCAACGAACAACACTTTAAGAAAACAATAAGATGACAGTAAAAATGCTTTATAGAGTAAATTACAGGCTAAACAGGCTCAAAACAAATCTCACATCCAGACATAAGACGTTCCTGAGTTGAGATGGATTAAGGCAGAAGGGAAGATGCGACACACTGTGATCACAACATTGTTCATGCAGCCACAAATCACATTACACCCGTACGTGATCACAGCTCAGTCTGGAGGGTTCACAAACAttgcttttaataaaaaatgaaaacacttccTGGAAGCTATAAGAGGAGGCAGTTATATCTGAGAGCAGTTTATTAACTGTAGTCACACGCAGTTCAgatggaaaagcagcaaatatgCTGCCAGACAAGTTTTTTACTAAAGGTTTTATCTCAACAAGCCCCAGCAGAGCCCTGTGTGTTGCTACCTCCCAGATCATGAAAAGCCTGTATGCCTGTACAACATGCAGTCACTGACTGTGCATGCATGAACAtggaacaacagagagaaaggaacaCAGGCAGGAATTTATATCACATACACAATGGAGGTCGGATTTTCTTGCCACTCCCTAAAAAGGTCAGGTGATCGTATGAAGGCGTGGTACAGAACACGCTTTCCCTTTCCACCATTTCTTTTGGCAAGAAGTTAGCTATTAAACACTCATACCGGGACACAGAGTCAACATTATCATCATGGCTGTCATTGGGGGAATTAAGTGTGTGAAATATCTCATGTTTGTCTTCAACTTTTTCTTCTGGGTAGGTGCACTTTTTTATTGTCGtatcatgttgtgtgtgtttccgtgagagaaagaacaggacATGGAGAAGGTTACTCAACTACTATCATAAATTTCTTTTGTGGTTTGCTctaatttgctgttttgttcataCAGCATGAAACAGATTATACAACAGAAAGTATAAGCAGTGACCAAAAGGTTGAAAGAACACCAGCACCCACGCCCATTTAACTTAACAGCCTTTTATCTTTCAGTTAGACTCTCAAAGTTAAAAATTCACTGACCTGTCTATGCTGACTAGGTTTGTGAGTAAGTCACTGCGTAAGCATACCACGCATGGGcgtttgtaatgtaaaatacagaTGTCTGTGCAATTCTGTTCACatgctttgtaaaaaaaaaaagcaatctgaaAACAGATCAGTATTGTAAAATAGATGAATATACATGCATAATACGCACACAGCCATGTGCTGATAGATTCACATTCTACTTTGTGCCATATCATATGATGAATGAGGAAACGTgtgaacataaaacaaagaaagcttATTATTTCTCTTATCTCTATCTTCTCATACCGTGGCCTTGTTTTGAATATGTGTGCTGTTTTGCATGTGTATGCACGCACCACATTCACAGATAACACACGATACAGCACATCATGCTCACCATCAGTCCGTGTTATAACTGCTGTGGATGTGGTGAGTTACAAATATCCTTATGAAGAGTTGAACTGTGATTTTCATTGGGTTTGTAAGAACTGTGATGTCACGTTGATAATGATCTGTGATGTGTGTAGATGAATATAAATGCTTGTTTTAATGACATACAGGCAGACAGTAGTTCTTCCTCAGAAACAGGAGTTGCTgaggaagaacagaaagagTCTTTGACTATCAGGCACTATCATTAAATGATCACTTAATGGGTGGCCTCATGGATGGGAATTTAGCCCAGTGGAGACTAGATACTGGTGTTGGGGAACATTTGGATATGACAACAGGACTGCAGAAACCTCTTCCTGGACTGAGAACtgaacagaaaggaagagacgGAAGCCAGATGGGGCCTGTCAATGCAGATTTGACAAGTGGAAGCACAGAGAAGAGTTTTGAATTCAGACAGTAATAAGATAATTGTTGACTGGCTTGGTGAAATCATAGCCAGCCCACTGAGTTTACAACTGGGGAATATGCATAAATATAAGCAACTTCTATTGAGCTTTATTTCTTACTGTTCCACTGCCTGGTATGATTTGTCCTAAAACTACACAACCAGACCTGTACTTAGCACATTTAGTGATGTCAAAATTAACTTACTGTATTTCAAAACGTCTTTCAGCTTGCAGGCACTGCTGTCTTTGCTATAGGCCTGTGGCTAAGATTAGACCCAAAGACCAAAGGCCTGTTTGAAGGATCAGACTCTCCATATGTGTTTTACACAGGTAAGATGCTTTCAGTTAAGCAGCGGCAGTTATTGCCATTTAAGCAATTTAAGTTTTTTATGATGTGAGCTCTACAATACACTGAAtatgcttgtatgtgtgtatttgtgtaggTGTATATATCCTGATAGGAGCTGGAGCACTGATGATGGTGGTGGGTTTTCTGGGATGTTGTGGTGCTATCCAGGAGTCACCCTGCATGCTGGGACTGGTTCGTAccacttttattattattattattattattatttttatgtaagTCTTCCTTCTAATTGTATTAACTTCTATTGACCTAACttaaaatcaaaacttttttaCCCAACAGTTTCTTTCTCACAATCTGagctttttatgtttttgttgtgatctcactcagcagcagttttcatcCCACTGACCTTCACTAAGAAATATGAGACTGCCTGCCTTGATCGTTGTTTACTGAACTGTATCAACGGCAGAGAAGAGTATCTAGTTTTCCCTGTACTTgttgcctccctccctcccgcccTGTCTGGCCCTAATCTTCTTGCACTAAATCCCTCAGTAGGAGGAGTCTGTGTAAATTAGGTTCAACTACACTCAAATGACCTTACTtgttcacacatgcacactaaggACATGCGCACACGTATGCAGTGGTGACACACTTTTACACAATCAGCTGAGattaattttgtcttttctttgtgcagttcttctgcttcctgcttATCATATTTGCCGTTGAAGTAGCAGCTGGAATTTGGGGATTTTCCAACCAAAGCAAGGTAACGGACAGGGTTAAAGTATGTTACGTTGCTTGTTTCATTTGCACTTTACAGAGATAGAACTAAATAAATTAAGGGGAAAACAAAGCGGGAAAAATACAGgccaaaacaaatacaaaataacagatacagcaacaaaagcacaaagtgaaAGAACTAGAGAAGCAAAGTACGAAATGTTGCATTAAGGAAAAAAGGCAGTCTGAAGAGATATGACTTTCATacgctgttttgttttttcccattgGTGCAGGTGGTGAATGATATCACAACATTCTACATGCAAACCTACAATAACTATAAGGAGACAGGAGATGAGCGCCTCAAAGAGACCCTGCGGTTGATCCAAACCGGGGTGAGCCATATCTGCTTTAGTTCTGCTTGCTTCTTCAGAATAACTCAGATCTTATCTcaaagaaatttgttttcaagAAAATGCAGCATATTCCCATTTTCAAAGCTCTGCTTAAGAAAACCTACGCATAATGTTTGTGATGCCTAGAAGCTGAATATAAGctcattcactttctttgtGAGTCAGATGAGTAGATCAGTGTTAATGTCACATCTCCGTGTTGAGTGTGTTGATAAGCTAAGAGACAATTAGCCCAGTTTAGCACAATGACTGGAAGCAGGGTCCAAAAGTCAAAATCAGCACTTCTCCCAGcacttctaaagctcactaattaacatgttgtatCTGGTTTAATTTGTGCACAAACATACTTacataaaaactttttttgttgttgttgttttagagGGAGCTCTGTGCTGTAACAATTCCTTGATGAACACCATTTTAAATGCAGTGCAACCTCACTTTTGATGACAAGACCACAGAAaccaaaaatttaaaatgttgaactattc
This is a stretch of genomic DNA from Scatophagus argus isolate fScaArg1 chromosome 7, fScaArg1.pri, whole genome shotgun sequence. It encodes these proteins:
- the cd9a gene encoding CD9 molecule a isoform X1 produces the protein MAALSGGEMCIKYLMFAFNLVFWLAGTAVFAIGLWLRLDPKTKGLFEGSDSPYVFYTGVYILIGAGALMMVVGFLGCCGAIQESPCMLGLFFCFLLIIFAVEVAAGIWGFSNQSKVVNDITTFYMQTYNNYKETGDERLKETLRLIQTGLNCCGPTGTAADAKDTCLRGELLDEFITKSCPDAIDEVFDSKLHIIGGVGITIGIVMVFGMIFSMLLCCAIRKSREVV
- the cd9a gene encoding CD9 molecule a isoform X2 is translated as MAVIGGIKCVKYLMFVFNFFFWLAGTAVFAIGLWLRLDPKTKGLFEGSDSPYVFYTGVYILIGAGALMMVVGFLGCCGAIQESPCMLGLFFCFLLIIFAVEVAAGIWGFSNQSKVVNDITTFYMQTYNNYKETGDERLKETLRLIQTGLNCCGPTGTAADAKDTCLRGELLDEFITKSCPDAIDEVFDSKLHIIGGVGITIGIVMVFGMIFSMLLCCAIRKSREVV